From Columba livia isolate bColLiv1 breed racing homer chromosome 5, bColLiv1.pat.W.v2, whole genome shotgun sequence, one genomic window encodes:
- the RPS13 gene encoding small ribosomal subunit protein uS15 — translation MGRMHAPGKGLSQSALPYRRSVPTWLKLTSDDVKEQIYKLAKKGLTPSQIGVILRDSHGVAQVRFVTGNKILRILKSKGLAPDLPEDLYHLIKKAVAVRKHLERNRKDKDAKFRLILIESRIHRLARYYKTKRVLPPNWKYESSTASALVA, via the exons ATGGGTCGCATGCACGCTCCCGG CAAGGGCCTGTCCCAGTCAGCCTTGCCGTACAGACGCAGCGTGCCCACG TGGCTGAAACTTACTTCTGATGATGTAAAGGAACAGATCTACAAGCTGGCTAAAAAAGGCCTGACTCCCTCACAAATTG gTGTGATCCTGAGGGATTCCCATGGTGTTGCCCAGGTTCGATTTGTTACTGGCAACAAAATTTTGAGAATCCTTAAATCCAAGGGACTGGCCCCAGACCTTCCAGAGGATCTTTATCACTTGATCAAGAAAGCTGTTGCTGTTCGCAAACATcttgagagaaacagaaag GATAAAGATGCCAAGTTCCGCCTGATTCTGATTGAAAGCAGAATCCATAGGTTGGCTCGCTACTACAAAACCAAGAGGGTGCTGCCACCCAACTGGAAGTA TGAATCATCGACAGCTTCTGCCCTGGTCGCATAA